In the genome of Hydra vulgaris chromosome 06, alternate assembly HydraT2T_AEP, the window acattatgcttatttattataaacattaactaatttatttatacttgttttaattggatacctttttttatttttcttagtgttgtagaaaatttttttgatagcagTTTTAACTGTAGGGTATAGCAGGGTTAAGTTTTGGCGTTAACAGCCTTCCGATAACTATATTTACTCCTGCCATTAACCAAACAAAGAAATATGActacaagtttattttatcgCTGGCGTTAAAATTTGCGGTTTTACTTTTAACCAGCGGATAGCTTATCGCAAGGTTTACCAGAGTGAAGTGAATGCGAATGGATGTTTGTACCCCTactttatctattaggctggcacagATGTGTTAAAGAAGTTTAGTTTCAGTTAAGTATGTTGAATGCTGAATCTTCTTGACTTAATGCATATGTTTTGCTTTTGTCTCTGTTTTTTATGACTAGttaactcattctattatctcctaataagctctaaaactcagtttaatggttctaaggccagctggtagtcaggtttcctgagctctgtggtagctctcaaaggagctgattccatcaacagctgttcAGTATCAGAGTACTAATGTTGCGTAAGCATGGTGTCCCTGTTCATACTTTTTTGTGCATTGCTGAGGGCTCATTTatagccctttgttacggcttagggtttattaatagtactGAGGCATTTGTTTAGACTATTAAaaagtgtactgagtactatctatgctttgagtcaagttctttaacaaatttaaaaattaataaagtaccaaaaactataaaacacaaaaaactaatgaatcagcaagttctctaaatctatcattcactaatatttgtggtcttcgaaataacttttcttctgttgattcttatcttttgcaaagttcactagacctacttgctctttgtgagactaatttgagttcagctgtctcatcttgtaatcttagtgttgatggttatcttcctttagtTTGTAAAGACTCTAAtggtcacatgcttggcctgagcatttacattcataagaatttgcccatttgtcaggaaagtaggtttgaatccaccaactattcttttatgtgcttttgtttagcaccacttcactctatcacctttctcttagttttttatcatttatctcaagactgcactcttttagatattatttctgatcaaattaactgagccctttctctttatccttcagccaTTTAACTTCGTTGTGGTGACTTAAATGCTTATCACACTGCTTAGCTtggttctagtgtcagtgactgcAGAtgttaaggcccacaacttttgcctttctcaatctctaacacaaatagtcaacatTTCAActtgttttcaatataaatcatttaccttttctaCTTAACttgtcttgtttctgattctagtcagtctcagtttctccacatttactCTTTGGCTTCAGATCAccgtttgatctctctaaaactgatatctcattcttctttatcatcagaatacCCCTATAATTGTACTTTTTACAAACTAGAacaagaaaatcatggaaagagttCCTGACTGGAactcttttcgtgattttctttgtgatagcccttgggtagaaatcatttgtttttctgctgacaaatgtgcttcttatgtaacttctttggttcaggctggcatggaatctgtTATTCTTTGTTGAtaattccaagtcaagcctcactcttctccatggtttccTCTCGTTGTGCTActgcaatttccaatcgtaGCCATTACTATTATATCTATCgccaaaacaattctccagaaaacagatgtctgtttactattgctagaaaccattgtaaaaaggtttcaccaaagcccgctattttcaggtcacaaaatcttcttttttgtcACCCATTAGCTAGTAAGTTAGGCTCCCGAGACTTCTAGTTATTCCACCTATCTTGAATGGTTCAGATTTTCTTAAATCACCTAAAGACAAGCTGGattatttgctaagaacttttcatcaatctcatctcttgattccacttaTTCCAACCTACCTGATATAGCAGACAAACAGAttaatccattgcttgacataaGTATCACTCCGgtttctgtatctaaagtgatttcctgcttagaatcttcttcagcttgttgtacggacaacatacctgttatttttttgcagaactgttctccagagctgttgtttattctttcaaaactatcaagtgcttatcagagtcttgttttccagcctgctcaGGCATCTGTTaaccctattttcaaaaattctggtgAATGATCTGATTTGTCCAACTACTATGCCCTTAGTCTActtactatcataagcaaggtttttgaagcatttaagttaattaacttgagttttattttagtcaattgagttaattaacaaacacttaatctctaatcttgaatataataacttactttctgatcatcaatataaattttgatattctCTTTCTATTGCTGATTTTTTAATGGTGATAATTGAGGGTTTTTGTTGTGCGTTAGATAAATGTGGAGGGGTTAAGGCTTTAGCTCTCAACATATCCAAgactttgataaagtttagcatgctggtcttctcaaCAAACTCTCTTCTTACAGTGttatccttccttaccaatcgtagtataaaagttaacagcactcttcttcttttcATGTAACtttaggggttcctcaaggttctatctttggccctatacttttgttaatttacattaaggatctcccagaaattctcacatttaaggtggcactgtttgctgatgatactaccatttattcttgtcttgataagaagccaacactctctgattatATGGAGGGGACATTTGAGCTTTAAAACGATCTCATTTCAGCTACAGCAGGGGCTTTCATtagctggtgaactttaactcagataaaactcaatttttttcagctaattgttaTCGCAATGATTTAGATATTCCTATATTTGTTAACAGTAATGTACTCGTAGCTGTTAAGTtgtggatttttttttcttttgattatcaCATAATTGTATCATGTTTTACTATAGTTGTCAGTTTTATGTGATGATTGTTAGAGATATCACAAACTCAAGCCATTTTCTAGCATTACCTTTActcttaatgttttaaaacaagtaatacaaattatttatctaaaCATTGTGAGCTGTTGAACAAAATAGTTGAGTTGACTGGTTATGatcatacaaaaataaataatgtttcttttaaatgagGCGTTTGTTAATGAATATTAGGACAAACATCaacatttattaagaaaacaatttgtCATGTCTTAACTCTAAAATAGTGGttacttaaaaataatcttaaatagtCCCGCCTTGTTTAAAGTGAATTATTtcctacaaaaataaaaaagcatggTGATCAAGTCTTGTTATTCTTTatctctttaaaatttatatcttcTAGTAGTCTTATTTCACTTTCATCTTGTGTGTGACTGTTTtgcaagtttatttaatttttcatgtttatttttttattagcacAATTTTACCTATAACTATGTtacttttattatctttataagtttatatcacatttaatgtaaatttttctgtgaaaaatatcaataagcATTATACTTATCTTctattagaaatttttagtttaggtcttaatgaaaaaaatttttttcttttttcttttaatctttattaatcGATTCCTTTCATATCTTAGCAACTTCAGGCAACAATACGTGATATGGAAAATATTAAAGATCAAATTGTGTATGCAGATCTTGAAGAATTTCGGAAACAAGTTGCGCCCATGCAAAATGAAACTGCTAATGCTATAAAGGAATTTGCagatgttcagaatcttttaaTCAATGAAGTTGAAAATTCTATTATGCAGAATAAAggttttgcttttttgtttgttttatttcagattttatacttgaatatatatatatatatatatatatatatatatataaatatatatatatatatatatatatatatatatatatatatatatatatatatatatatatatatatatatatatatatatatatatatatatatatatatatatatatatatatatatatatatagaagctGACAGTAAAAACTCaagttagataagtgtttttttactaatttatcaCTGCTCTGTTCCTCAAGAACATTAggcactttttttgtaaaataaactaACATAATTGACATAtgatataatttgtaataatataacacaattaatatatatatatatatatatatatatatatatatatatatatatatatatatatatatatatatatatatatatatatatttacattcaGGATCAGATATTCAAGTggataaatataaaagttcttTACTTCATGAAATCCCTCTTGTTGAAAACAATTTATCTAATGAATTACTTGCTGATCACGCAAAGGATCTATATTTACAAGGTTCTCAACAGATGCAAATTATTAGCACTGATCAGCAGATTCAAGAAATAAATGCATGTCAATCATGGGATGAATTAAGGGAGGTCAGatgttaataacattaaaaaaaaaaattttgatttaaaaaaaaataaactaaatgctAAGATgattaaaaagtctttttttaaagtccatgtaaaaaaattataaatagttttttgctAACGggtaagtaaaatataaaaacataaaataatgaaGTAATCATGGTTCATATCTTTACTATTAGAGCTTAGTTGACTTGCACTCACTTGTACAAGATTTTGCAACAATGGTTCATGTGagttttgatattttgtgtgagttttgttttatattttgttgctttgtttGCAAGAAACAATGagcaataaattagttaaaacaaataatttagatttaaattttgctttttaaataatttagatttaaatattgctttttatatttttttgtatatatagttatatactGCTCGAAAAggatttttattgaattttcaatttgcagcatgtttatttttcttataccaATTTTTGCAATAGCAAGTGTctggtgtttttttaatttcatttttatgcttTAAGAACAGAGTCAACAAGATTCTGTAGACAGGATAGCAGATAACATTGAACGTGCGTCCGTAAATGTTCATTCTGCTGCAACATTCCTTGCGCAAGTAAGttgagtttttaatttcaagacTTGGAagcttttgataatattttgtaatggaAAGTTTTTGCTGttgataatattttgtaatggaAAGCTTTAGCTTTTAcgcaaataataaattttatacaaaaaaaaattttttcaattgaagcTTTTATGAACTagtttaatactaaaatatttctCAAGGAATATTTTCACAAAGAGAAGTGGAAGCAAAAATTGTCTTGTTTATTTCctacattctcatttgacataaaaaattttgtagctTGGTGTGGAAGCTGCTTTGGATAACCAAAAAAGCTTCTGTTGTTTACGTTttgattagtatttttttttttaattttatttttgtaggcGAGTAAGTATAAAGCTGTAGCTATACCCGTTGCTGGCGCGGTCATTGGGGGTATAATTGGCGGTCCAATTGGACTATTGGCAGGATTTAAACTTGCAGGAGTGGCGACAGCCGTTGGCGGTAGTTTCGCAGGTTACCAAGGCGGtaaatacttgaaaaaaaaacatgaccAACGTGTTGAACTTGAATTGGATAATCTCAGCAAAAGAAAAAGCGATTCAATGAAATCACTAAACTCATCGAAACATGAAAACTGATCATGCAAATATAATgagattttaatatatatatatatatatgtatatttatatacattttttttatattttctcttttgatataaataaaaaaatttccttaaagttcttaaatcttaaattaatttaagatttcTAAATTCAAGTTTCAATatgaatacttttttacttataataaatatggttactattttataattgaactattcaatttattttccgatgtaaaattatatataaaaataaatcacgTGGAAGTATATGATTTGATCTATGATCTAATAATTTGACTGAATGTTTTCTCAGTTAACTGAATGTATGTTCAGCTGACTGGATATATGCTCAGTTGACTGGATGtatgtttagtttatttatgGAGAGAAGAATTTTTATTTCGCAATGTGTTTGAAAATCATCTAACATGATTTTACTATTATCATGatagtattttattaatagttttctATTTGTGTGTTATGTCTTTTATTTTGTGAAAcgtgaaaatttgaaatttaaaaagcgTAGGTTTTGACAATTAGTAAATGCAAATTTATCTCTCTTTAAAAGGACTTGAATGAGactgattttttaatatactttttaaaaagcataaaaacagAGTTTTGGATGTAGCATGTTAATTATTGTAATAGCTTTAGTATATAATGATTGATGGACTTGGTTTTAGTATATAATGAATGATGGACTTGGTTTTAATGTATATTACCGTGATCCTTTAAACTGGGCTCATTTTCTACAACGTAAAGCCGAAGCGTGTCTAAACAGTGAAAAGTACGATGAAGCTATTTCACTGCATAAAGAAGCAGCTGAGTCTTTaagacttttgttaaaaaatttacaaaaaggcTTTCATAACGTTAATATAGCAGCATCAATTCAACTTCAAGTTGATGAACATAATAAACAGGAGGCACTTATCggattaagaaaaaagcaaaattatgaATCAAAACTAAGACgaaaaaattgtctaaaacaTTACGAGCCGTTTCAAGACATAACGTATTCAAACTCTTCGATCGAAAGCTACGGCAGTTCAGATTATGCATCGAGTACTCACGATATAAATTCTGAAACCCGAAGAAAAGAAGATAAAAGAGACAATATCATTAACAAAATGGTTATTGTTATAAAACAGCAACAGTTTGAAATTTTATCTCTATCCAAAATTTTGCAAGAGAAGGACAAGGaaagtcaaaaattaaaagaaaaaatttcatcttTAGAGAACCATATACTTTTAATGGACAGTAAAAAAGCGAAGAActcataatattaaaacattttctttaagaaatatttttttttttaataattgcatatGATTTTTGGtatcgttgaaataatgttcATACAACcatatttttcaagattttttgtataaaaagtgCATTCCTATTagcagttaaattttttacccATCAgcagttttattctttttttcttttttttttttacccatcAACAGTttcattcttctttttttacaattcgtgaaatttttattgtttttaatttttttatctattatttgatttttttaatcctaTTACGAATTGCAGTTTTAATTCCAATCTGTTTAGTGGAATAGTACaggtaatatataaaattaccttgaacaaattgcaaaaaaaggtttttctacGACATAATAAGTATCAAGGAGTTCTATGTGACATATAAAAAGTCCTTAGAGTTTCAGTTGGGGCTAAGtcactaaattttaaaaaatgacacaaCTTTTATGGTATTTTCATGTTAACAATGTGTCTGAATTTGCTTTCTTTTAAGCCTCTTTAACTattcagttttaattatttatattttttataagttaaacaaAGTGTCAgccattaaataataaaaataaagaataatttcaatagttttatATACAGATCAACAACTTGACTTCAGTATGCACTGCTtgtatttattcatattttagataagttttttatcgagataaatttaaacgattaaattatttaactgaaAAGCTTATTTAACAGCGATTTATTATTGATAAGAGGTGTAGGGTGTGGTCAGGTATTACctttttattggaaaaattaaatttgcatcCACACGTCATATAGTTTACTGTCATTTTTATtctgtaatataaataattgaaatttttcttacaaatcaaattttaatgcATGCACTATTTTGAATTCTTTATTTacttagaacttttttttttttttctgagttaAAAGTGACAATCTTTCTGCATTCAACATTCCTCTACCACATGCtattgtaaataatacaatagaTTCCGATCAAGTAGTTACACCTGAAACTAACATCAGAGCTGCAAATTCGTTGTGGAAAACATATGAAGGGGAAGTTTCTGGACTATATGAGAAGCTTATGGCTGGGTCAATGACAGCAAATGAAGTCTGCCAGACAGGCATTCTAAAGATAGTAGCTAAATATCTTGCAAAGCAAACTGAGACCATGATGACATCTTCTAGAACTGCAGCTCTCTGGATACAATACATGGATATGGTAGACATTCTTCGAAAATTTATCAGGGCAGAGCGAACAGGCAATTGGGCTTTGCATGTTAATGCGATATCAGAAATGCTACCTTATCTGGCAGCATCAGGACATAATCTGTACACCAAATGTGCGCGAATATATGTGCAAAGAATgtcaaaattacaaaagaagaaCATCCTGAATTTCAAGTGCAATTTGAAAAGGAAATGCACGTGGTTAGAAGGAGTGATCGTCTTTGGGCAGGTCTATCCTCAGATCTCATAATCGACCAAGTTCTAATGACAAGTATGAAAACAAGTGGTGGACTTACAAGAGGACGAGGAATGACAGAGAACAGCGTCTTACTTGGCTTTTATCAATGCCTGCATGCGCAGAAATCAATTATAACACTGGCGAACAAAACAAGGACATGATGAAAGCTAGACAAAGTCATAACTGGAATGATACCTTAACAATTCTTGACTTTCTCAATGAGAGAAACCCTTTTGATTCCGAGCCAGGACTACGTAATATTGTCACAAGTGCTCATGCAAACCCCGCTGTCAACATTGATGCTGCAAAGGCAGTCGGGAACACGATTCAGAGCTCCATGGATGGTAAAACTGTCACGGAATATACTTTTACAAGGAAAGCTCAAGTTGTGGTGTTAAATGCTAAGCCCCTGAGCATTGATAACCATAAAGTCAATATTGACCCTCAGCTTCTTTTTCAACGACTCATCACTGTGGCAAATGCTGCTGGTGATTTAAAATCAGCATTTAAGTATGAGTTCAGCAACTACCCGTCATCACTCTTTGATTGTCATTCGATGCTTAGAGAACCATACAAACTAGCTTTGGCTGATGCTATATGAAAGCTTTTGACACTTGTCAGTACTTCAGAGATACCATTGACAGATGATGTACAGTTTGTTTTAGATGGTGGGACACTTATCCAACGCATTCCGTGGTCTTCTCAAGCCGCTTACAAGGATGTCTGCTATCAATACACTGAATATGTTCAAAAGAAGTATGGAAAAGCCATTGTTGTGTTTGATGGTTATGAAAGTCAAACTACTAGAGATATGACACAATCCAGGCAATCCAAAGGAACTCTCGTTCCATACGTAACGTTTGTGGAGAGTATGAGCATCACGATGAAAAAAGACATATTTTTggccaataaacaaaataaccaacaatttataaatatgttaagtAAAGAACTACAAAGAAACTGTCAAACATACCATGCACCAGGAGTTGCTGATGTCCTCATTTTACGAAAGCTGTCGAATCAGCTATGACTAAGATGACCGCCACCAACATATTCCACGTTCAAGCTCAAAGTTTGCCACCAACATCAGCAGTAGCCAAGTAACACAGCCTCCGTGTGTACTTGCAAGTGCAAGAATAGAAGGCTAGTGAAGAAGCACTCCTTCCTGAAGAGTGGGAATGAAGAGTGCTGAAGTTCTCATTCCTATTCAGACTGATTTACCACCAGCCCCTGCAGAGCCACTGAGTGTCATACGATGTAATTGCTAAACTGACTGCCACAGCCTAAAATGTACTTGTAGAAAAAATGGAATTGAATGTACCTCAGCATGTAGACACTGCAGAGGAATAAGTTGTATAAATGTCAAACGAATTTTGATGATTCAGACAAAGAAGTAAACCTCATTTGACTTGGTGTTTAATCTATATAATGCATTTATACTAtccatattacttttata includes:
- the LOC100214163 gene encoding syntaxin-17 isoform X2, with the translated sequence MWLKYQQVNAKMASFAPKEIIAPKEDTPKYQLKRFEPTLRKALSVVVPLNLNRLKKHKQNIKKLVHDKNWQELNKEQINATLTVQQLQATIRDMENIKDQIVYADLEEFRKQVAPMQNETANAIKEFADVQNLLINEVENSIMQNKGSDIQVDKYKSSLLHEIPLVENNLSNELLADHAKDLYLQGSQQMQIISTDQQIQEINACQSWDELRESLVDLHSLVQDFATMVHSQQDSVDRIADNIERASVNVHSAATFLAQASKYKAVAIPVAGAVIGGIIGGPIGLLAGFKLAGVATAVGGSFAGYQGGKYLKKKHDQRVELELDNLSKRKSDSMKSLNSSKHEN
- the LOC105850902 gene encoding nuclear receptor-binding factor 2 isoform X2; its protein translation is MNDGLGFNVYYRDPLNWAHFLQRKAEACLNSEKYDEAISLHKEAAESLRLLLKNLQKGFHNVNIAASIQLQVDEHNKQEALIGLRKKQNYESKLRRKNCLKHYEPFQDITYSNSSIESYGSSDYASSTHDINSETRRKEDKRDNIINKMVIVIKQQQFEILSLSKILQEKDKESQKLKEKISSLENHILLMDSKKAKNS